One Algibacter sp. L3A6 genomic region harbors:
- a CDS encoding exonuclease domain-containing protein, whose protein sequence is MYAIVDIETTGGKFNEEGITEIAIYKFDGHEVVDQFISLVNPEREIQPFVVNLTGINSKMLRDAPKFYEVAKRIIEITEDCILVAHNAQFDYRILGTEFRRLGYDYKRKTLCTVELSKDLIPDQASYSLGKLVRSLGIPVTDRHRASGDALATVKLFKLLLAKDTSKNIIQQSIKLHKKNKLDSKFLNILDTLPSVTGVYYIHNAEGDIIYIGKSNNIKKRLNQHFTGTNSKSKKLQRLVSTVTFESTGSELVALLKENEEIKQNKPLFNRALRRSIFTHALYSFVDENGYINLKIDVADGRKKNITTFTNRQSAKSFLTHVVEEYKLCQKLAGLYKTKTSCFSYDIKECAGACIQKEAPEAYNERVNALIEKHSYVKKNMVIIDRGRDIDERSAILIENGVFKGLGFVNLNYQINNIEVLESIITPMENNRDAQHIIKNYIRKNKRLKIINFN, encoded by the coding sequence TTGTACGCAATAGTAGATATTGAAACCACAGGTGGTAAATTTAACGAAGAAGGCATCACCGAAATTGCCATTTACAAGTTTGACGGCCACGAGGTTGTCGATCAATTTATAAGCCTTGTAAACCCGGAACGTGAAATCCAGCCCTTTGTTGTTAATTTAACTGGTATAAACAGTAAAATGCTGCGCGATGCACCTAAATTTTACGAAGTTGCTAAACGTATTATCGAAATTACCGAAGATTGTATTTTGGTAGCGCATAATGCGCAATTTGATTATCGTATTCTAGGCACGGAATTTAGACGTTTAGGTTACGATTATAAACGTAAAACACTCTGCACCGTAGAACTTTCTAAAGATTTAATACCAGACCAAGCTTCTTACAGTTTAGGCAAGCTTGTGCGCTCTCTTGGCATTCCGGTAACAGATAGACACCGCGCTTCTGGCGATGCACTAGCTACGGTAAAATTATTTAAACTTCTACTTGCTAAAGACACCTCTAAAAATATTATTCAGCAATCTATAAAGCTTCATAAAAAAAACAAGCTAGATTCTAAGTTTTTAAATATTTTAGACACCCTTCCATCGGTTACTGGCGTCTATTACATACATAATGCCGAAGGCGATATTATCTATATTGGTAAAAGCAATAACATTAAAAAACGCCTAAACCAACACTTTACAGGCACAAACTCAAAGTCTAAAAAACTACAACGTTTAGTAAGCACAGTCACCTTTGAGTCTACCGGAAGTGAACTTGTAGCGCTTCTAAAAGAAAACGAAGAAATAAAACAAAACAAACCGCTATTTAATAGAGCATTACGCCGTTCTATTTTCACACATGCTTTATATAGTTTTGTAGACGAAAACGGCTATATAAATTTAAAAATTGATGTGGCAGATGGTCGTAAAAAAAACATAACCACGTTCACCAATAGGCAAAGCGCAAAGAGTTTTTTAACCCACGTTGTTGAAGAATACAAACTATGCCAAAAACTAGCCGGACTTTACAAAACAAAAACAAGCTGTTTTAGTTACGATATTAAAGAATGCGCAGGTGCTTGTATTCAAAAAGAAGCTCCCGAAGCATACAACGAACGCGTGAATGCTTTAATTGAAAAGCATAGCTACGTTAAAAAAAACATGGTAATTATTGATAGAGGTCGCGACATCGATGAGCGCAGTGCTATTTTAATTGAAAACGGTGTTTTTAAAGGACTTGGCTTTGTTAATTTAAACTATCAAATTAATAACATCGAGGTACTAGAATCCATTATCACTCCTATGGAAAACAACCGAGATGCACAGCATATTATCAAGAATTATATTCGTAAAAACAAACGATTAAAAATTATAAACTTCAATTAA
- a CDS encoding protein-L-isoaspartate(D-aspartate) O-methyltransferase gives MKDTFKHQGLRQQLVNVLKNKGITNNAVLAAVAKIPRHLFMDSSFLDHAYQDKAFPIAADQTISQPYTVAFQSELMQIKPGHKVLEIGTGSGYQTAVLCELGAKVYSIERQNELFKKTSKFLPKLGYRPKKLIFGDGYIGLKTEAPFDSIIVTAGAPFVPRPLLSQLKIGGRLIIPVGDDVQIMTLFIRKGPKEFEQEEFGEFRFVPLLEDKN, from the coding sequence TTGAAAGACACTTTTAAACACCAAGGATTAAGACAACAACTCGTTAATGTATTAAAAAACAAAGGCATAACCAACAATGCGGTTTTGGCTGCTGTAGCTAAAATACCAAGGCATTTGTTTATGGATTCTAGTTTTTTAGATCACGCATATCAAGATAAAGCCTTCCCAATTGCTGCAGACCAAACCATATCTCAGCCTTATACGGTAGCGTTTCAAAGTGAGTTAATGCAAATAAAACCTGGACATAAAGTTTTGGAAATTGGCACGGGTAGTGGATATCAAACCGCAGTTTTGTGCGAATTAGGAGCTAAAGTGTATAGTATAGAGCGTCAAAACGAGCTGTTTAAAAAAACGAGCAAGTTTTTGCCTAAATTAGGTTACCGACCTAAAAAACTCATTTTTGGAGATGGTTATATTGGTTTAAAAACCGAAGCGCCTTTCGATAGTATTATTGTAACTGCTGGTGCGCCTTTTGTGCCAAGACCATTGTTGAGTCAGTTAAAAATTGGCGGACGCTTAATTATTCCTGTGGGCGATGATGTTCAAATTATGACACTTTTTATTAGAAAAGGGCCTAAGGAATTTGAACAAGAAGAGTTTGGTGAATTTAGATTTGTACCCTTATTAGAAGATAAAAACTAA
- a CDS encoding YggS family pyridoxal phosphate-dependent enzyme, with translation MSVSDNLLHIKSTLPEHITLVAVSKTKPVSDIMEAYNAGQRIFGENKIQDMADKYEAMPKDIEWHMIGHVQRNKVKYMAPFVTLIHGVDNFKLLEEINKQALKHDRVINCLLQIKIASEDSKFGLAPQDAMDIMQSEAFLALKNVNIAGVMGMATFTDDETQIESEFKLLKSTFDDLKTINPNNSAFTTISMGMSGDYKLAIQCGSTMIRVGSSIFGLRNY, from the coding sequence ATGAGTGTTAGCGACAATCTCCTTCATATAAAATCAACTTTACCAGAACACATAACGCTTGTTGCTGTTTCTAAAACCAAACCAGTGTCTGATATTATGGAAGCCTATAATGCGGGACAACGCATTTTTGGTGAAAATAAAATTCAGGATATGGCAGACAAATACGAAGCCATGCCAAAAGATATTGAATGGCATATGATTGGGCATGTACAGCGTAATAAAGTGAAATACATGGCACCTTTTGTAACTTTAATTCATGGTGTTGATAATTTTAAATTACTTGAAGAAATAAACAAACAAGCGTTAAAACACGATAGAGTTATTAATTGCTTGTTACAAATAAAAATCGCTTCGGAAGATTCTAAATTTGGCTTAGCACCTCAAGACGCTATGGATATTATGCAATCGGAAGCTTTTTTAGCTTTAAAAAACGTGAATATCGCAGGCGTTATGGGTATGGCGACCTTTACAGATGATGAAACTCAAATTGAAAGCGAATTCAAATTACTGAAATCTACTTTTGATGATTTAAAAACAATAAACCCCAATAATAGCGCCTTTACAACCATTTCCATGGGAATGAGTGGCGATTATAAATTGGCAATTCAATGCGGAAGTACCATGATTCGTGTTGGAAGTAGTATATTTGGTTTAAGGAATTACTAA
- a CDS encoding aminotransferase class I/II-fold pyridoxal phosphate-dependent enzyme, with product MAFKPANNIQDLQYFGEFGGVNPSISDSSTYTFLSAKTMFDTFEGNADGCYLYSRHSSPSNLYLGEALAAMEGTETANVSASGMGAITPVLLQLCGSGDHIVSSRTIYGGTYAFLKNFTPRFNIATSFVDITTLDAVEAAITEKTKVLYCESVSNPLLEVADIKGLAALAKKHNLKLVVDNTFSPLSISPAVLGADIVIHSLTKFINGSSDTVGGVVCGTQEFINDLRNVNSGASMLLGTTMDSLRASSVLKNLRTLHIRMQQHSKNALYLAERFEQLGLKTVYPGLTSHPSHTLFKSMMNAAYGFSGMLTLDVGSTEKANALMELMQNKNLGYLAVSLGFYKTLFSAPGSSTSSEIPEDEQKEMGLSEGLIRFSIGLDDDIERSFQTMKSCMISLDILK from the coding sequence ATGGCTTTTAAACCCGCAAACAACATACAAGATTTACAATATTTTGGAGAATTTGGAGGTGTTAACCCTTCCATTTCCGACTCGTCTACATACACCTTTCTATCAGCAAAAACCATGTTTGACACCTTTGAAGGCAATGCCGATGGTTGCTACCTCTATTCGCGACACTCCTCGCCTTCTAATTTATATTTAGGTGAAGCTTTAGCTGCAATGGAAGGTACAGAAACTGCAAATGTTTCGGCCTCTGGCATGGGCGCTATTACTCCGGTTTTACTACAATTATGCGGTAGCGGCGACCATATAGTATCAAGCAGAACTATTTACGGCGGTACGTATGCGTTTCTTAAAAATTTTACACCACGTTTTAACATCGCTACTAGTTTTGTAGATATCACTACGCTAGACGCTGTAGAAGCTGCTATTACCGAAAAAACTAAAGTATTGTATTGCGAGTCTGTTAGCAACCCGCTGCTAGAAGTTGCCGATATTAAAGGTTTAGCGGCTCTTGCTAAAAAGCATAATTTAAAATTAGTGGTAGATAATACGTTTTCGCCACTATCTATATCGCCTGCCGTTTTAGGTGCCGATATTGTAATACACAGTTTAACCAAGTTTATTAACGGATCTAGCGATACGGTTGGCGGCGTGGTTTGCGGTACACAAGAGTTTATTAACGATTTAAGAAACGTAAACAGCGGAGCTTCCATGCTTTTAGGCACTACCATGGATAGTTTGCGCGCATCGTCGGTATTAAAAAACCTAAGAACACTACACATTAGAATGCAGCAGCACAGTAAAAACGCGCTGTATTTAGCTGAAAGATTTGAGCAATTGGGTTTAAAAACCGTTTATCCTGGTTTAACCTCACACCCATCACACACACTATTTAAAAGCATGATGAACGCGGCTTATGGTTTTAGCGGTATGTTAACGCTTGATGTTGGTTCTACTGAAAAAGCAAATGCACTTATGGAACTTATGCAGAATAAAAACTTAGGCTATTTAGCGGTAAGTCTTGGGTTTTATAAAACACTTTTTAGCGCTCCAGGAAGCTCAACATCGTCCGAAATACCAGAAGATGAACAAAAAGAAATGGGCCTATCGGAAGGTTTAATCCGTTTTTCTATTGGCTTAGATGATGATATTGAACGTAGTTTCCAAACCATGAAATCCTGCATGATTTCCTTAGATATTTTAAAGTAA
- a CDS encoding 3-hydroxyacyl-CoA dehydrogenase family protein, producing the protein MKNIAVIGAGTMGNGIAHTFAQSGFNVNLIDINEAALKKGMDTIAKNLDRMVTKEKITETDKNDTLANITTHTAIPDGVKNTDLIVEAATENLDLKLKIFKQLSNVCEPNCILATNTSSISITQIAAVTQKPENVIGMHFMNPVPIMALVEIIRGYNTSDAVTKTIMDLSAKLGKTPVEVNDYPGFVANRILMPMLNESIETLYNGVAGVNEIDTVMKLGMAHPMGPLQLADFIGLDVCLSILNVMYNGFKNPKYAPCPLLVNMVNAGKLGVKSGEGFYDYSENRKAEKVSKQFL; encoded by the coding sequence ATGAAAAACATAGCAGTTATTGGTGCAGGCACCATGGGAAATGGCATTGCGCATACATTTGCTCAAAGTGGTTTTAACGTAAACCTTATCGATATTAACGAAGCAGCCCTTAAAAAAGGCATGGATACTATTGCGAAAAATTTAGATCGCATGGTGACTAAAGAAAAAATTACCGAAACCGATAAAAACGATACGCTTGCCAATATAACCACACATACGGCAATACCTGATGGTGTAAAAAACACCGATTTAATTGTAGAAGCAGCAACCGAAAACCTCGATTTAAAACTGAAAATTTTTAAACAACTGAGTAATGTTTGCGAGCCTAACTGCATTTTAGCAACCAACACCTCCTCTATTTCTATTACGCAAATTGCTGCCGTAACACAGAAACCAGAAAACGTAATTGGGATGCATTTTATGAATCCGGTGCCTATTATGGCTTTAGTTGAAATTATTCGTGGTTACAACACCAGCGATGCGGTTACTAAAACCATTATGGATCTCTCTGCTAAACTTGGCAAAACACCTGTAGAAGTTAACGATTACCCTGGGTTTGTAGCAAACCGTATTTTAATGCCTATGCTAAACGAATCTATAGAAACCTTATACAATGGCGTTGCTGGAGTTAATGAAATAGACACCGTAATGAAACTTGGTATGGCACACCCTATGGGACCGCTACAATTAGCCGATTTTATTGGCCTAGATGTTTGTCTTTCTATTTTAAACGTGATGTACAACGGTTTTAAAAACCCAAAATACGCACCTTGCCCACTATTAGTCAACATGGTTAATGCAGGAAAACTTGGTGTAAAATCGGGTGAAGGTTTTTACGATTACTCGGAAAACAGAAAAGCCGAAAAGGTTTCAAAACAATTTTTGTAG
- a CDS encoding Lrp/AsnC family transcriptional regulator, with the protein MIFDATDKKLLEYLQTDSKQTNKALANKLNLSVTAVYERIKKLEKTGFISGYIALVNKSKIERDFVVFCHVKLVQHSQDYVVKFEKEVAKLYEVLECYHLSGEYDYLLKVVVKDMVAFRAFMVEKLTSINHIGSTHSMFVINEVKYTTTISF; encoded by the coding sequence ATGATTTTTGATGCTACCGATAAAAAACTGCTAGAGTACCTGCAAACAGACAGTAAACAAACCAATAAGGCGCTTGCTAATAAATTAAATCTTTCGGTAACAGCTGTTTACGAGCGTATTAAAAAACTTGAAAAAACCGGTTTTATATCAGGTTATATTGCTTTGGTGAATAAAAGTAAAATTGAACGTGATTTTGTTGTGTTTTGCCACGTAAAACTTGTGCAGCACAGTCAAGATTACGTGGTAAAGTTTGAAAAAGAAGTGGCTAAGCTATACGAAGTGCTGGAGTGTTACCATTTAAGTGGTGAATACGATTATTTACTTAAGGTTGTCGTTAAAGATATGGTGGCTTTTAGAGCTTTTATGGTAGAGAAGTTAACTTCCATAAATCATATAGGAAGTACGCATAGTATGTTTGTTATAAATGAAGTGAAATATACTACAACAATCAGTTTTTAG
- a CDS encoding Gfo/Idh/MocA family oxidoreductase — MLNAGVLGAGHLGKIHLRLLNQSEKYNLVGFYDADEANGKLVEAEFGYKFFNSIDALIDAVDMVDIVTPTLSHYDCAKRAIAKGKHVFIEKPITNTVEEAEHIRELLAENNLRGQVGHVERFNPAYLAIKDDIKSPMFIETHRLAEFNPRGTDVPVVLDLMIHDIDIILSVVKSKVKHISASGVSVISDTPDIANARLEFENGCVANLTASRISLKKMRKARFFQKDAYISVDFLEKKCEVVKMKDAPEVPGDFDMVLQNAEGVKKQIYFDNPKVADNNSILDELETFAHAINTNTTPVVTLHDGTEALRVATQIINCF, encoded by the coding sequence ATGCTAAACGCTGGAGTACTTGGTGCTGGTCATCTTGGAAAAATTCATTTAAGACTACTTAATCAATCTGAAAAATATAATCTTGTCGGGTTTTATGACGCCGATGAAGCCAACGGAAAATTGGTAGAAGCCGAGTTTGGATACAAATTTTTCAATTCAATAGACGCCTTAATCGACGCTGTAGATATGGTAGATATTGTAACCCCAACCCTATCGCATTACGATTGCGCAAAGCGAGCTATAGCAAAGGGTAAGCATGTTTTTATTGAAAAACCAATAACCAATACCGTTGAAGAGGCTGAACATATTAGAGAACTTTTAGCCGAAAATAATTTACGTGGCCAAGTTGGGCACGTAGAGCGCTTTAACCCTGCTTATTTAGCCATAAAAGACGATATAAAATCACCGATGTTTATTGAAACGCATCGTTTAGCAGAATTTAATCCGCGTGGTACCGATGTGCCTGTGGTTTTAGATTTAATGATACACGATATCGATATTATTTTAAGCGTTGTAAAATCTAAAGTAAAACATATTTCTGCCAGTGGTGTTTCTGTAATTAGCGACACACCAGATATTGCCAATGCACGTTTAGAGTTCGAAAACGGCTGTGTTGCCAACCTTACAGCGAGTAGAATTTCACTTAAAAAAATGCGTAAAGCACGTTTTTTCCAAAAAGACGCTTATATTTCTGTAGATTTTCTTGAAAAGAAATGTGAAGTGGTTAAAATGAAAGACGCGCCAGAAGTACCTGGAGATTTTGATATGGTGTTACAAAATGCTGAAGGCGTTAAAAAACAAATTTATTTTGATAACCCGAAGGTAGCCGACAATAACTCTATTTTAGATGAATTAGAAACTTTTGCACACGCCATAAACACCAACACCACACCAGTTGTAACCCTGCACGATGGCACAGAAGCTTTGCGCGTTGCAACACAAATTATTAATTGCTTTTAA